From Vigna radiata var. radiata cultivar VC1973A unplaced genomic scaffold, Vradiata_ver6 scaffold_83, whole genome shotgun sequence:
TGTTTGTGTATCAAGGCGTGGGAGACAGAACCAACTTTGTAATTTGGGTAATTTCATGGATAGACAATACAACAGTATACAACAATTGCACAGTGTTGAGTGAATGTTTTGGAGGCAAGAAAATGAAGTTAGTGTTTGTAAACTTTTTGGGAAGGCTTGATTTTGATGCAGGTGCAGGAAGGAGACACTTCTGCACACTCTGCTTGTGTTGATGCAAAACCCAAACCCTCCCTCTCTTTCCGACAAATGGGCACTCCTTCTCCAATCCGCAATCAAATCCCGAGACCCATTATTGGGAAGATGCATTCACGCTCCAATCATCAAACACGGCATTTGCCTCGGCGTCTTCTTGATGAACAACCTCCTCAATTTCTACGCCAAANCCGGGTTCTTTTCCGATGCCCACCGCTTGTTCCATGAAATGCCCCTTAAGACCACCTTCTCATGGAACACCATTCTCTCCATGCACGTGAAGGGTGGCCACTTGGATTCTGCACGccaactgtttgatgaaattccTCACCCAGATTCAGTGTCTTGGACCACCATGATAGTTGGGTATAACCACTTGGGTCTTTTCAATACCGCTATTAACACGTTTCTNCGCATGGTTTCTTCTGGAATTTCGCCTACCCAATTCACATTTACCAATGTTCTTGCCTCATGTTCTGCAAAGAAGGCCCTGAATGTTGGAAACAAGGTTCATTCCTTTGTTGTTAAACTGGGGCTATCTGGGGTTGTTCCTGTGGCAAATTCACTGCTTAACATGTATGCAAAGTGTGGTGATTCTGTTATGGCAAACGTTGTTTTTGAGCGGATGAGGNTGAAGGACAAATCAACTTGGAATACTATGATTTCAATGCACATGCAGTTTGGTCGACTTGACCTTGCACTTTCACTCTTTGATCAAATGAGTGATCCGGATATTGTCTCTTGGAATTCCATCATCACAGGGTACTGTCATCAGGGACGTGACATCAAAGCCCTGGAAACGTTTTCTTCTATGCTTAAGAGTTCATCTCTGAATCCGGATAAGTTCACTTTAGCAAGTGTTCTGTCAGCTTGTGCAAATCTCCAAAGCTTGAAACTCGGGAAACAAATTCATGCTCATATTGTAAAAGTCGATATTGACAATGCCGGGGCAGTGGGGAATGCTCTGGTTTCAATGTATGCAAAGTCGGGTGCTGTTGAAATTGCTCGAAGGATTGTACANCTAACTGNAACTTCGAGTCTTAATGTTATAGCATTCACATCACTGTTGGATGGCTATGTCAAAATTGGGGATATAAACCCTGCAAGAGAGATATTTGATTCACTGAAGTGTCCTGATGTAGTTGCATGGACTGCCATGATTGTTGGTTATGCACAAAATGACTTAATTAGTAATGCTTTGGCTCTCTTTAGGTTGATGATTAGAGAAGGTCCAAAGCCAAACAGTTATACTTTGGCAGCACTATTAAGTGTCTTCTCAAGCTTGGCTTCTCTGGATCATGGTAAGCAGCTCCATGCATTTGCTATGAGATTGGAAGAAGCATCATCAATTTCTGTGGGTAATGCTTTAATTACCATGTACTCAAGATCTGGTAGCATCAAAGATGCTAGGAAAGTTTTCAATNAGATCTGCTCCTACAGGGATACATTGACTTGGACTTCCATGATTTTGGCTCTAGCTCAACATGGACTTGGAAATGTGGCCATAGAACTGTTTGAAAAGATGTTGAAAATTAACCTAAAGCCCGATCNCATTACTTATGTTAGTGTGTTGTCTGCTTGCACGCATGTGGGATTGGTAGAACAGGGTAAACGTTACtttaatttgatgaaaaatgtTCATAACATTGAACCCACCTCTAGCCACTACGCATGCATGATTGACCTTCTTGGGCGTGCTGGATTGCTTGAAGAagcatataattttattacaaatatgcCCATCGAACCAGATGTGGTAGCTTGGGGTTCACTTTTGTCTTCTTGTAGGGTTTATAGAAATGTTGATTTGGCTAAAGTAGCAGCTGAAAAGTTGCTTTTTATTGATCCCAATAATAGTGGGGCTTACTCAGCACTTGCTAATACACTTTCAGCCTGTGGTAAATGGGAGGATGCTGCTAAGGTTAGGAAGTCGATGAAGGACAGAGCAGTAAAGAAAGAACAAGGATTCAGTTGGGTNCAAATCCAGAACAAAGTCCACACTTTTGGTGTTGACGATGCACTTCACCCCCAAAGAGATGCAATCTACCGTATGATTTCAAAAATATGGAATGAGATAAAGAAAATGGGCTTTATTCCTGACACCAATTCTGTGTTGCATGACCTGGAGCAAGAAGTGAAAGAACAGATCCTTAGACATCACAGTGAAAAACTTGCCATTGCGTTTGCATTAATAAATACTCCAGAGNATTCGACACTGAGGATCATGAAGAACCTTAGAGTTTGTAATGACTGCCATTCCGCCATTAAATACATCTCTAAGCttgtgaaaagagaaattaTAGTTAGAGATGCAACCCGATTTCATCATTTCAACGATGGTTCTTGCTCTTGTCAGGATTACTGGTAGAAGAAACAGTTACATTTGGTGTAGACTACAATTTGACCAACGGTTTACTAGCACATTCGTCTGAAAGGATAAATTTCCCATTACTTTCTATCCACATGTTTGGATCTTGGTCTGCACCCACTTGATGTAGGACTGGCCAGAAGCCACAATACATACGTTCTGCGTTTTCTATAGTTTTGAcgataaaagaatatttatgacTGAGACAATCAAGATTGCAGAAGAAGTCTCGTTACCAAAGTGGACATTTTCAGTAACTTGAGATTTGAATCAACCACTTCGGATAATTCAGTGACCCTCATGTTTGTCTTTAAGGGTTCTAACTTCTGGGTGTACGTAAAATATATAACTCGTTGATTCATGACGTTTTAGTCTGGAAGTGATACGTTATTCTGCTTCACTTcactttcaatttatttttccaaattaacttttaactttCTAGTGATATTCATTGATATCTTATGCCATAAACCGTGCTatatttacatgattttattataaaccATACTGCTATAGTTTCTTTTACCATAAATAAATTGTGCCCTTGTGTAGTAATTTTAGTACAATTACGTTATTTAATGTGTTCTATAGTTTAATAATAAACGAAGCAATTTGCTTTAAATTAGAGCATAAAATTGGGGCCATATCTTGTATTACTAACAGTAAGACTTGAAGCATTGCGTCTCTGTTTCTGTAGTGTTTGAATAGTCTACTTATGATATATTNTCTTGTTTGGTTTAAAGGTGGACGACCATATAAAGTTATAGCTTTACCTGTTTTCTGCCTAagaattttaaatcattttctaTATGGAGCTCTTTAGCNCTATTTTACCAGTTATAAACTTAATTCTTGAAGCAAGTCTGGTTAGAGGGAAGCCTTGCTTTCTCTAATATTGGGATTCTNTCTTGGCCACAGAAATGTTTGTGGGATAAAATGAAACTAGATTAATCTTTTCTCAAGAACCTCTGATGCAGAAAGGGcaaaatgattaataaaaataaatgagggGTCAGTGTATAGGATAGAGACTACTGAGAAGAACTAACAAGTTTTTTCTCGTGTGATTGAGCATTGGCTTGAGTTTCTGCAGGGTATGCAAGAGTGAAGGAATTCCATTTCGAGAACTTGCTCCATCATGGTCAAAACATGCTGAAATCTTGGATGAGGCATCCATGGCGAATGTTATTATTGGCTTTTAAATGTGAATACTAGGATTTGGAGCCGtgcgtttttttaaaaaaaaatatataatatatttattgttaatttaaatttataaaaattcaattattatttaaaaattatataaatcaattgataaaaattaaaaatattatattaagaatataaaatagatatcaatttatttgatattaattaaacattttattaatatttttatataaataataaacttaaaactcTATTTACTAcctaattctttaaaaaataacacgTCTCAAATTCATCCACTTTTCctctctcaaattcactctctCAAATACACACACTTAGATAACTGTAATTATCATTGGACTCAATAAACGTGTTCGAAACGTGAAGAGAGAAATAATGTAGTTTGTgtagtatttaaaaataaataaaattgagcGTTGATGTGATTTAAAAATTCCGAGAAGATGTTAAAAAAGGGTGTTTGATTAACACGAAAAGATACAGAAAAGGGATCCTAACATAAGATTTTATTGGATCTATTGAAGTAAGAAAGTTGACAAAGTACAATATTTTTCATACATAATTCTACCATAGCATTGCATAGATAGATGGAGTGATAGGAATGGCCAGTGTTATGTATGTAGATAAAACATTTCCATATCAGaaatttactaataaatatataattgtcatccttaaaatattaaaccatGATTCATCACACCATTTCAATGAATTAACGTAATCATaggtaaataaaattaaatgtgtgcatttaattattcattaatcaTGACAAGTAAATAGTTGACTCAGTCAAACATGAACTTGTTGCAATGCCCTTGATGAAGCTATGTAGCCATTGATACAGCCAAGGAGAATTTGATGACTATGACGGGATAGAAATAGCTTGGAATCAAGCAAAGTTTATGACATTTCTGCAGAATCCTAAAGAACTTGTAAGGTTTTACAGTGAAATTCATCTTCCTAGGACAATTAAGTGTGATAACATTTTCACCAATGGCAAGTTGAAGTTGGTGATATTAtgcaattaatattttttaacttctgaattatataatttagaaattattttttagataataaagaaattttaagattataccatttgaaagtgatttttttgcatgaaaaatgttttttagattgtagagtttatttatttttatataaaaattaacttcgGTTTGGACAACGTGTCTTCTTGATTGCACGATCCTAAACACTTGTTTTTAATCCAGTCATGGCAAAGTGGTGGAAACTATGGGGGTCTAGAAAGAAATGgactacaaaaataaataagccCAAAATAATCTTGCAATTTATTTGGGCCTGACATTCTTTTCGCCCAAATCCACCCAAGTTTTTCTGTGCACTGAAACCACCCTCGGAGAAGATCGGCGCGGTGCTGCCGTTGTTGCTTCACTCTCAATGGAGCTGTCTGCTCCTCCCTCTTTTCCAGCATCTCCTTCTTACCCACTTCTAAATTCAAGGGTTAGGGTTTTCAACGCAATACCCAACCCCACGCTCTCACCTTTCCAAGCTTCAATCTTTTCACTCAATCCACGCAAACTCACTCCAATGCATCTTCCCAGAAACGTCTCTTCCGCTGCCGTGGTGGGAGACAATGATTCAGCGACGACGACGTTGCCTATTGACTCAGGTCAATGCAACTCTCCATTTCTAATCTTCACTTTTTGAGATTTTGGTTTCTCCAATGGTTTTTTCTATCACTTTTAGGGGCTAGAATCGCAGAAGTTAAAAGAGTCACTAATGAGACCAATGTATCAGTCAAAATAAACTTGGATGGTTCCGGGGTTGCTGATAGTAGTAGCGGAATTCCCTTCCTCGATCATATGCTCGATGTCAGTAATTTCAACTCAATTTTAGCGCATTCTTTTTAAGGATGCTTtatgtttttgttcattttttttttcattcat
This genomic window contains:
- the LOC106754108 gene encoding pentatricopeptide repeat-containing protein At2g22070; the protein is MQNPNPPSLSDKWALLLQSAIKSRDPLLGRCIHAPIIKHGICLGVFLMNNLLNFYAKXGFFSDAHRLFHEMPLKTTFSWNTILSMHVKGGHLDSARQLFDEIPHPDSVSWTTMIVGYNHLGLFNTAINTFLRMVSSGISPTQFTFTNVLASCSAKKALNVGNKVHSFVVKLGLSGVVPVANSLLNMYAKCGDSVMANVVFERMRXKDKSTWNTMISMHMQFGRLDLALSLFDQMSDPDIVSWNSIITGYCHQGRDIKALETFSSMLKSSSLNPDKFTLASVLSACANLQSLKLGKQIHAHIVKVDIDNAGAVGNALVSMYAKSGAVEIARRIVXLTXTSSLNVIAFTSLLDGYVKIGDINPAREIFDSLKCPDVVAWTAMIVGYAQNDLISNALALFRLMIREGPKPNSYTLAALLSVFSSLASLDHGKQLHAFAMRLEEASSISVGNALITMYSRSGSIKDARKVFNXICSYRDTLTWTSMILALAQHGLGNVAIELFEKMLKINLKPDXITYVSVLSACTHVGLVEQGKRYFNLMKNVHNIEPTSSHYACMIDLLGRAGLLEEAYNFITNMPIEPDVVAWGSLLSSCRVYRNVDLAKVAAEKLLFIDPNNSGAYSALANTLSACGKWEDAAKVRKSMKDRAVKKEQGFSWVQIQNKVHTFGVDDALHPQRDAIYRMISKIWNEIKKMGFIPDTNSVLHDLEQEVKEQILRHHSEKLAIAFALINTPEXSTLRIMKNLRVCNDCHSAIKYISKLVKREIIVRDATRFHHFNDGSCSCQDYW